Below is a genomic region from Halobacterium sp. CBA1132.
CCCGTGAACCCCATCCCGGCGATGGCCGTCTGCCCGAGCGCGACGCCGACCATGGCGGTGTCCACGACGCTCCTCGACATTCGCGCGAGACCGGTGACGATGCGCGGCCACGCGAGGTCGGTCGTCTCCCGCGCTCGCTCGCCGCTGACGAGCCCGAGCCGGTCGAGCAGCGCGCCGATGCCCAGCAGTAGCAGTCGAATCGGATTCCGAGAGCGAACCACCGTACGCCGCCGCAACTCGCAGCGAGCCAATAAGTGTTGTTCCAGCGACCCGACCCGCCGATACCCGGGACATCCGAGAACCGCCGGCCTACGCGAAGTCCGGCCCGTCGACGGCCTCCTCGGCGGCCTCACGCCACGTGTACTCGGGCGTCCAACCGAGGTCGCGTTCGGCTTTTGCGGTGGTGAACGCGGCCTCGTCGCCGTCGGTATCACAGGGCGGCGCGTCCTCGAAGAGGGCGTCGAAGAGGTCGGCGGTGTCGACGTCGAGGTAGTTCTCGTCGGCGTGACAGAGGTACGCCTCGTGGCCGTCGATGTCGGTATCCAGCGCTGCCGTAATCATCGACGCGAGGTCGCGCACGTCGATGTACGACCAGAAGTTCCCGATGCCGCCGTCCGGCGGCGCGTCCTCGGAGCGTGCGGCCAGCTCGTCGATGTCGAAGGCCTCGCGGTTCTGTTCGGTCAGGTACTCGCCGGGGTACTGGACCCACGACGGCCGGACGGAGACGACGGAGACGCTGTGGCGGCGCACGGTCGCTTCTGCGACGGCTTCCCCGGAGACTTTCGAGACGCCGTAGGGGTCCTCGGGCCGGAGCGGGTGGGCCTCGTCAATGGGGACGTACTCGGGTTTCAGCACGCTGTCGGCGAACGGGAATCCGTACGCGGACTCCGAACTCGCCCACACGACGTCCGCGCCGACGCGCCCGGCGGCGTCGAGGACGTTGTACGCGCTCTCGATGTTGTTCGTGAACACTCGCGAACCGGCGTGGCTCGTCGGGTCCGGTATCGCCGCGAGGTGGACGACGGCGTCCGGGTCCGCGTCCGCAATCAGTTCGGCCGTCTCCCCGTGGTCGGTCAGGTCGACTTCGAAGAACGACGCGCCCTCGGGTCCGCCCTCGCTGGGGAGTCGCTGGTCGAGACCGACGACCTCGTGTTCGTCGACGAGCGCGTCGACCACCCACTGTCCGACGCCGCCGAGCGCACCCGTGACGACGACGGTCGATGATTTTGTACTCACAACGAGCGAGAGGGACGCCGACCCCTTCAATTCCGGGGACGCGAGGACGAGTGAGTCTTCGAGGCGTCGTTCGCGGCGCAGCGATTGAGTGACGGAGAACGCTCCGGTCATGCCGGATGACTTCGGCAGAAACTCGGCGTGGTTCCGAGGCCCAACCCCCGAATTTGTTCTGTCCTCCAGAACACTTATGGCCCTCATAGACAGTAAGTGACTACCATGGACGCCAAACATCCGGTACGGACAACGGAGAAAACCCTCGCGTTGGTCGAGGAGCTGATGGACCGAGGGCCCTGTGGCGTCACGGAGTTGACCGAGGGCCTCGACATGGGGAAGAGCGCGGTCCACAACCACCTCACGACCCTCCAGAAGCACGGTTACGTCCTCAAGACCGGCGACGAGTACCAACTCGGCCTGAAGTTCCTCGAAGTCGGGGGCTCCACGCGGAAGTCCATGGAGTTCTATCAGGTGGCCGAGCCGGAGGTGAAGTCGCTGGCCAGCGAGACCGGCGAACTCGCGAATCTCCTCGTCGAGGAACAGGGGATGGGCGTCTACCTGATGCGGTCGAAGGGTGACGAGGCCGTCGACCTCGACACGTACGCCGGACTCCGGACGCACCTCCACACGACCGCGCTCGGGAAGGCGATTCTCGCGTACCTCCCGGAGTCCCGCGTCGACGAAATCATCGAGCACCGCGGCCTCGAACAGAAGACACCGCGTAGCGTCGGCAGCCGCGAGGAACTGTTCGAGGTGCTGGAGGACGTCCGCGACCGCGGGTACGCCGTCGACGACGGCGAACGACTCGAAGGACTGCGCTGTGTCGCCGCGCCGGTCAAGGACTCCTCCGACGAGGTGCTGGGCGCGATGAGCGTCTCCGCGCCCGCCAGTCGGGTCAGCGACG
It encodes:
- a CDS encoding NAD(P)-dependent oxidoreductase, translated to MTGAFSVTQSLRRERRLEDSLVLASPELKGSASLSLVVSTKSSTVVVTGALGGVGQWVVDALVDEHEVVGLDQRLPSEGGPEGASFFEVDLTDHGETAELIADADPDAVVHLAAIPDPTSHAGSRVFTNNIESAYNVLDAAGRVGADVVWASSESAYGFPFADSVLKPEYVPIDEAHPLRPEDPYGVSKVSGEAVAEATVRRHSVSVVSVRPSWVQYPGEYLTEQNREAFDIDELAARSEDAPPDGGIGNFWSYIDVRDLASMITAALDTDIDGHEAYLCHADENYLDVDTADLFDALFEDAPPCDTDGDEAAFTTAKAERDLGWTPEYTWREAAEEAVDGPDFA
- the xacR gene encoding HTH-type transcriptional regulator XacR; the protein is MDAKHPVRTTEKTLALVEELMDRGPCGVTELTEGLDMGKSAVHNHLTTLQKHGYVLKTGDEYQLGLKFLEVGGSTRKSMEFYQVAEPEVKSLASETGELANLLVEEQGMGVYLMRSKGDEAVDLDTYAGLRTHLHTTALGKAILAYLPESRVDEIIEHRGLEQKTPRSVGSREELFEVLEDVRDRGYAVDDGERLEGLRCVAAPVKDSSDEVLGAMSVSAPASRVSDDDLHGELPERVLSAANVVELNINY